TGCATGGCGCTGCACGCCCAGGAGGATTGGGGCGCAGACGCCGCGCGCATCTCGGTACCCTATCCGCACGAGCGCGGGACCGCAACGCGACTCATCCGCCTCTTCTTGGCCGGCGGCGACCGTGCCGCATTCATCGAGACCGACCCCGAGGGCCTCGAGCGACTTTACGGCAACATGCGCACCGCCGCGCATCGGATCGCCCGCGATGGGTTGACGGTCAGGCTCCAGGGCGACGCGATCCAGGTGGTTCGACTCCCCAAGAGCGGCGAAACGGGTATAGGTAAGGAACTACTCTAAGTCGTTCGAAGAAGGGGAGACGATGCGCCGCACGAAGATCATCGCCACGATCGGCCCTGCCACAAGCTCCGAGGAACGACTCGCCGAGCTGATCGACGCCGGGCTCGACGTAGCCAGGCTCAACGCCTCGCACTCCGGTGCCGACGAGCTCGCCATCCGACTCGCGACCATCCGTCAGATCGCCGAGAAGGCCGGTCGCCACGTCGCCGTGCTGCTCGACCTGGCTGGTCCCAAAGTCAGGGTGGGCGAAGTCGCCGAAGGCACCGAGCTCGTTGCAGGCGAGCGCTTCGTGCTGCTGGGGCGCAAGTGCGCTGGGGACTCATCGCAAGCCGGCATAACCTACACCGGGCTTGCGGCGGATGTCTCGGCAGGTGACCGGATACTCATCGACGACGGGAGGATCGAGCTCGTCGTGGACTCCATCGCAGGCGCCGACGTGCACACGACCGTGGTGACCGGCGGGCCCCTGACCAGCCACAAGGGCGTGAACGTCCCCTACGTCTCGCTGGGAGTCGAACCGATCACCGACTACGACCGGGAGATCCTCGCCTGGGGACTTTCGGCAGGTGTCGATTACGTCGCGCAGTCGTTCGTGAGGCGACCCGAAGACGTGGCCGAGCTGCGCGCGCTCATGGGCGAGCGCCCGGTGCCGATCGTCACCAAGATCGAGAAGCACGAGGCCATGGAGCACATCGACGCGATCATCGCCGAGTCCGACGCCGTGATGGTCGCCCGCGGCGACCTGGGCGTGGAGACCTCGCCGGAGCAGGTGCCGGTGTATCAGCGCAAGATCATCTCGGCGTGTCGCGACAGCGCGACCCCGGTGATCGTCGCCACCCAGATGCTCGAGTCGATGA
This genomic interval from Actinomycetota bacterium contains the following:
- the pyk gene encoding pyruvate kinase; this encodes MRRTKIIATIGPATSSEERLAELIDAGLDVARLNASHSGADELAIRLATIRQIAEKAGRHVAVLLDLAGPKVRVGEVAEGTELVAGERFVLLGRKCAGDSSQAGITYTGLAADVSAGDRILIDDGRIELVVDSIAGADVHTTVVTGGPLTSHKGVNVPYVSLGVEPITDYDREILAWGLSAGVDYVAQSFVRRPEDVAELRALMGERPVPIVTKIEKHEAMEHIDAIIAESDAVMVARGDLGVETSPEQVPVYQRKIISACRDSATPVIVATQMLESMITAPKPTRAEASDVANAIFSRADAVMLSAETAVGAWPVRSVETMARIAVTAEESMGPASRKPLGRSAEGSITEAVSAAVRELAEDLGVVAIVTATQSGATARTIAGHRPSAPIVAATPYPHVARRLALVRGVMPVVLPLADATAEMLAAIDEMLLAAGLAAVGDRVAVTAGIASRRSGATDFVVVRTIGG